The sequence ACAACAAACCATTCTGTACATTTTAGTTGCAATCGCATTGATAGGAATCACCATGATAACAATCGTGAGCAGTCGACAATATAAGCCTTTACAAAATCTAGTAAATCTCTTAAAAACAAGACAAGTGATTGATGCCAATCATTTAGCTCGACATCCTAAAGATGAACTTACCAGCCTCCGTGAATCGATTTTGTACATGTCAGACCGGAGTGAGAAGCTGCATCTAAAAGTAGAACATCAAGCGCCTTATGTAAGAGACCAACTATTGTTACAGCTATTAAGAGGTCATGGGGAAAATAGAACCGATTTAATCGAGATGTTGTCTGATATTGGTGTCGTATTTAATAAAAGGTATGTATTTGTCATACTTATTACCAAACAAGAAGACGACGCTTCTCTATCCTTAGAACAAAAACCTTTATATACGACATTAAAAAAATTCACATTCGAAAATTGTATTGGATATGGCTTAGACCTTCCAGACGATAACGGTTTCAGTCTGATTGTGAATATAGAAAATGAAGCGGATCAACGCCATTTTGTGAGTGGTATCGTTGAACAATTAGAGGATATGATCGACGAAAACGATGGCGGTTTTTCCATCGGCGTTGGGCAGGTTTATACAGAATTAGGCAAAGTGAACCGCTCTTTTGTCGAGGCAACGGCTGCAACGGAATATGCGCTGATCACCAATCAAGGAAGCTGTATTTACTTTGAACAAATTGTCCAGCAAACCAATACCAACACTTGGTTTCCCCTGAACTTGCAAGTCAAGCTTTCGCAAAGTTTAAAACAAGGGGATTATATCGTTGCAAGCGAGACAATCAATGAGATTTTACATTACACCGTCTCTATTAGAGCTTCGATTTATATGACGAAAGCAATGACATACGATTTAATCAATACGATGTTAAAAGTCATTGCTGAAAAAAATCTCCTATACGATGTGACTGATATTAAAGAGCTTTTTAAATCCCAGTCACTTGACGAATTGTCCGAGGCACTTGATCATGTCGCCATCTTCATATGTAAAGAAGTGAATCAAAAAAAGCGCAAACAGTTAAATCAGCTAAACCACCAGTTAATGGATTACTTGCAAAAAGAATTTGCTAATCCAGAATTAAGCTTAGAAA comes from Litoribacterium kuwaitense and encodes:
- a CDS encoding helix-turn-helix domain-containing protein; protein product: MKEKSYQHLVQHVLGDFSGANYIFDPSGQLITASKNRLPVTAAEIKQLADEGQEEVIHQKIAGENYSITHIRSDITGWTFISAMPTKQFFGKLNALQQTILYILVAIALIGITMITIVSSRQYKPLQNLVNLLKTRQVIDANHLARHPKDELTSLRESILYMSDRSEKLHLKVEHQAPYVRDQLLLQLLRGHGENRTDLIEMLSDIGVVFNKRYVFVILITKQEDDASLSLEQKPLYTTLKKFTFENCIGYGLDLPDDNGFSLIVNIENEADQRHFVSGIVEQLEDMIDENDGGFSIGVGQVYTELGKVNRSFVEATAATEYALITNQGSCIYFEQIVQQTNTNTWFPLNLQVKLSQSLKQGDYIVASETINEILHYTVSIRASIYMTKAMTYDLINTMLKVIAEKNLLYDVTDIKELFKSQSLDELSEALDHVAIFICKEVNQKKRKQLNQLNHQLMDYLQKEFANPELSLEKLADYLNLSVPYASRFIKEQTGYTFTQIIWDLRMKECKRLLVHTSAPIKDIVKQIGYVDVANFSRKFKKEVGMTPSQFRKKQMDAAL